A DNA window from Niabella yanshanensis contains the following coding sequences:
- a CDS encoding DUF5703 domain-containing protein, with protein MRKGYRYWLLLMWCCCTASLWGQNALTKAYNITWLSQSKNAGESMPVGGGDIGCNVWVENNELLLYFSQSGSFDENNAFLKSGRLRLKLSPSPFNKDAFRQELVVKNGYIDIQSGHQGIQASLRIWVDVFNPVVHIDVSANKAIKVEAVYENWRLADRVQKGKENNANSWKWASHVPIITKPDHVTFNHDEILFFHRNISPTVFDATVKQQGLDSLKTRLFNPLEDLTSGGLLKGNNFVKGPTGEGQYLNTKFKSWSLVSKRPAKKQSLQIFLHNSQANSIDEWNSQVKAIIRNYKANPGKTIAWWNDYWKRSFIIIDPAKANSESWQLGRNYQLFRYMLGCNAYGKYPTRFNGGLFTVDPVLTDTSIKGTPDHRNWGGGTFTAQNQRLVYWPMLRSGDIDMMTPQFDFYNRLLATAELRTKTYWGHAGANFNEQIENFGFPNPTEYGWKRPAGFDPGVEYNAWLEYEWDTVLEFCMMMLQSQSYAGKDITAYLPLIKQALIFFDEHYQYQAKKLSNKALDGNGQLILYPGSGAETFKMAYNASSTIAALKAVTTALLKLPAAVMNETDRKYFEGLASRIPPIPFTAFNGKPTIAPAAVWSRVNNVESSQLYPVYPWGLYGVGRPGLDTARNTYWNDSFALKFRSHVGWKQDNIFAARLGLTQEAKRLNSLKLKNSDRRFPTFWGPGFDWVPDHNWGGSGMIGLQEMLMQTVDNRIYLFPAWPKEWDVHFKLHAPQQTTVEATLKDGKMVSLEVSPVERKKDIIVQLQ; from the coding sequence ATGAGGAAAGGATACAGGTATTGGTTATTGTTGATGTGGTGTTGCTGCACAGCCAGTCTATGGGGCCAGAATGCGCTAACGAAAGCCTATAATATCACCTGGTTAAGCCAGAGTAAAAATGCCGGGGAATCGATGCCTGTCGGTGGTGGCGATATTGGCTGTAATGTTTGGGTTGAGAACAACGAATTATTGCTATACTTTTCGCAAAGCGGCAGTTTCGATGAAAATAATGCCTTTTTAAAAAGCGGCAGATTAAGACTGAAGCTTTCACCCAGCCCCTTTAATAAAGACGCGTTCAGGCAGGAACTGGTTGTAAAAAACGGCTATATTGATATACAATCCGGCCATCAAGGTATACAGGCTTCGTTGCGAATATGGGTAGATGTATTTAATCCGGTTGTACATATTGATGTTTCCGCTAACAAAGCCATCAAGGTGGAAGCTGTTTATGAAAACTGGCGGCTCGCCGACCGGGTTCAAAAAGGGAAAGAAAACAATGCCAATTCCTGGAAATGGGCTTCTCATGTTCCGATAATTACAAAGCCGGATCATGTGACCTTTAACCATGATGAAATTCTGTTCTTCCATCGAAATATATCTCCTACCGTATTTGATGCTACGGTAAAACAACAGGGTTTGGACTCGTTGAAGACCCGGTTATTCAATCCCCTGGAAGATTTAACAAGCGGAGGATTATTGAAAGGGAACAATTTTGTCAAAGGCCCTACGGGTGAAGGGCAGTACCTGAATACGAAATTTAAAAGCTGGAGCCTTGTCAGTAAGCGGCCTGCAAAAAAACAATCGCTGCAGATCTTTTTGCATAATAGCCAGGCGAATTCAATTGATGAATGGAATAGCCAAGTCAAAGCTATTATCAGGAACTATAAGGCAAATCCCGGTAAAACAATTGCCTGGTGGAACGACTATTGGAAGAGAAGTTTTATTATAATCGATCCTGCGAAAGCAAACAGCGAGTCCTGGCAGTTGGGACGCAATTACCAGTTATTCCGTTATATGTTAGGTTGTAATGCGTATGGAAAATATCCTACCAGGTTTAACGGCGGCTTGTTTACGGTAGATCCTGTATTGACTGATACTTCGATAAAAGGCACACCTGATCACCGCAATTGGGGCGGCGGTACCTTTACTGCCCAAAACCAAAGACTGGTTTACTGGCCAATGCTCAGAAGTGGTGATATCGATATGATGACACCCCAATTTGATTTTTACAATCGTTTATTGGCAACTGCAGAACTCCGTACGAAAACATATTGGGGGCATGCAGGCGCCAACTTTAATGAGCAGATAGAAAACTTTGGTTTCCCCAATCCTACCGAATATGGATGGAAACGCCCTGCTGGTTTTGACCCTGGCGTGGAATACAATGCCTGGCTGGAATACGAATGGGACACTGTACTGGAATTTTGCATGATGATGCTGCAATCCCAGTCGTACGCGGGTAAAGACATTACAGCTTATCTGCCTTTAATTAAACAAGCACTGATCTTTTTTGATGAACACTATCAATACCAGGCCAAAAAATTAAGCAATAAAGCTTTGGACGGAAACGGTCAGCTGATACTTTACCCGGGGTCCGGCGCTGAAACGTTTAAAATGGCTTATAACGCGAGCTCCACCATTGCAGCATTAAAAGCGGTTACCACTGCTTTATTAAAATTACCTGCAGCCGTTATGAATGAAACTGACCGGAAATATTTTGAAGGTTTAGCCAGCCGTATCCCTCCTATCCCATTCACTGCTTTTAATGGCAAACCCACGATTGCCCCTGCAGCGGTATGGAGCCGTGTGAATAATGTAGAGTCTTCACAGTTATATCCTGTTTATCCCTGGGGCTTGTACGGAGTGGGACGGCCCGGGCTTGATACAGCAAGAAATACTTATTGGAATGATAGCTTCGCACTTAAATTCCGCAGCCATGTAGGATGGAAACAGGATAATATATTTGCTGCAAGACTGGGTTTAACACAGGAAGCAAAACGTTTAAACAGCCTTAAACTAAAAAATAGCGACCGGCGGTTCCCCACATTTTGGGGGCCTGGTTTTGACTGGGTACCCGATCATAACTGGGGAGGTAGCGGTATGATAGGTTTACAGGAGATGCTCATGCAAACCGTAGATAACAGGATCTATTTATTTCCCGCATGGCCCAAAGAGTGGGATGTACATTTTAAATTACATGCGCCTCAGCAAACAACAGTAGAAGCCACCCTGAAAGATGGAAAAATGGTTTCGCTTGAGGTATCACCCGTAGAAAGAAAGAAAGATATTATTGTACAACTTCAATAA